The Rhizobium sp. CCGE531 genomic sequence CGGTTGAGAAACTCCGCCGCATCCTTGCCGAAAATCTCGATCTTACCGAGCGTCGACACATCGCAAAGCCCGACATTGTTGCGGACGTTCAGCACTTCGCGATCGACGCTGTCACGCCAGCCCTTCTCGCCCGGCCGGGCAAACCATGACGAGCGATACCAGAGACCGGCCTCGACGAAGGTCGCGCCGTTTTTCTTTGCCCAGCCATGCAGCGGCGATTCCCTCACCGGCTGCGCATGCTTGTCGCGTGCCGTGCCTGCCAGCGCGCCAAAGGAGACGGGCGTGTAGAACGGCCTGAATGTCGTCGTGCCGACGGCGGCGGGACTGACGCCGCGCATGCCGGCGATGATGCCGGCGGCATTCACATTGCCGAGCTTGCCCTGGTCCGTCGCCATGCCGCTGGTCGTATAGCGCTTGGCATGCTCCACATGACCGAAGCCCTCGCGCAGCGCGAGGCCGAGATCCTTGGCATGGACATCGTTCTGGAAATCGACGAATGCCTTGTCCTTCGCGCCCGGCACATACCAGATCGCCGCGAAGGACGGATCATACTCACCCTCCACTTCGGGCAGGTCAGCCGCATGAACTGTGCGGCCCAGGCTTTCGACGATCTTCCGCGCCTTGTCCGCGCCATCGGCGAGGCAGCCGGAAACGCTCTCGATACCGGCAGCCGAGCCGGCAATCTCCAGCTCGCCGCCGACGATCGGCGCCATGAACGCCTGCTTCTCGTCCGACCAGACCGGCTTGGCGCCGCGCTGGCAGGCAAGATGGATGATCGGCGACCAGCCGCCCGACATGGCAAGCGCATCGCAGGCAATCAACTCATCCAGGCCGCCGCGATCGGCGATGACGCCGCTGATGCGATACTTGCCCTTGGTTGCGTGCACTGTCGCTCCATGCACGACGCGCACGCCCTGAGGGGCAGCGTCGGCCGATGCGGCGCGCGTATCGAGGATCGCCGAAATCTCGACGCCAGCAGCGGCCAGGTCGGCAGCCGTGCGGTAGCCGGAACCGCCATTGGTGAAAACCGCAACCTTCTGCCCCGCAACCACGCCATAGCGGTTGAGGTAGCTGCGCATGGCGCCAGCGATCATCACGCCCGGACGATCGTTGCCGCCGAACACCAGCGGCCGCTCTTCGGCGCCAGAGGCAAGAATGGCGCGCTTGGCGGCGATGCGCCAGAGACGCTCTACCGGCAGGTCGGGCGATGGCATCGCCACATGCTTCTGCACCTTCTCGACCGCGCCGAAAACATTGCCATCATACCAGCCGAAGACGGTCGTGCGCGGCATCAAGGTCACGTTGTCGAAGCTCTGCAGCTCCTCCAGCACAGCCTGGACGAAGACATCGGCGGAAGCGCCGCCGATCGCCAGCTTTTCGGAAAGCAGCGAGCCGCCGAACCGGAAGCCCTCATCGGCGAGAACGACACGCAAGCCATCACGAGCAGCGGTCAGAGCAGCCATCAGACCCGCAGGCCCGGAACCGATGACCAGCAGGTCGCAATGCGCCCAGGCCTTCTCATAACGGTCCGGATCGGCCTGCATGACCGCCTTGCCGAGGCCGGCGGCGCGCCGGATCACCGGCTCGTAGACCTTCTCCCAAAAGGCCGCGGGCCACATGAATGTCTTGTAGTAAAAGCCGGCTCCAAGGAAAGGCGACAACAGGCTGTTGATCGAGCCCAAATCATATTTCAGCGATGGCCAGCGGTTCTGGCTGACCGCTTCCATGCCTTGATAGAGCTCGGCAACGGTGGCGCGCGTATTCGGCTCGGTGCGGCCATCCTTGCCTGTCGTGACGAGCGCGTTGGGCTCAGCAGACCCCGCCGTCAGGATGCCGCGCGGCCGATGGTATTTGAAGCTGCGTCCGACGAGCAGCTGGTCATTGGCAAGAAGAGCGGCGGCGAGTGTGTCGCCCTCCAGGCCCTTCATTTCCTTGCCGTCGAATTTGAAGGACAGCGGCCGGCTGCGATTGACGAGGCCGCCGGCCGACAGACGATAGGCCGTCATCGCACTGCCTCCTTCGCCTTGTCCTCGGCATCAACAACGGAAAAGACCTCATGGGTGACATTGCTGCGATCGACGACCAGCCAGCGGCGACATCCGGCGCCATGATGCCAATACTCCTCAATCCGGCCGCGCTCATTGTCGCGGATGAAGACATAGCGGTTCCAGTCCTCATCCGGTGCGGTTGGCGCCGGACGGACAACGGAAGCAGCACCACGAATGGAGAATTCTTCCTTGGGTCGCACGCCGCAATGCGGGCAGTTGATCAAGCTTGCCATTGGTTTCGTGCCCTCAATGCAGGTTCGGCTGCGGACCTTTGCCGCTCTCGTCGATCGCGAAGCCGCGCTCGAAGCGGTCAAGGCGCAAAAGGCGGCTGACATCGTGGCTTTCGCCCTTGGCGATCAGATGCGCAAAGCAGAAGCCCGAGGCGGGCGTCGCTTTGAAGCCGCCATAGTTCCAGCCGCAGTTCAGATAAAGATTTTCGATGGGGGTGCGGTCGATGATCGGCGAGCCGTCCATGCTCATGTCCATGACGCCGCCCCAGGCGCGCAGCACCCGCACACGTGACAAGCCGGGGATAAGCGCCACGCCCTCCTCCATCGTATGCTCGACGGTGGCGAGATTGCCGCGCTGCGCATAGGAGCTGTAGTAGTCGATGTCGGCGCCGAAGACCAAGCCGCCCTTGTCCGACTGCGAGATATAGAAGTGTCCCGCGCCGTAGGTGATGACATTGTCGATGACGGGCTTCAACCCCTCTGAAACGAAGGCCTGCAGGACGTGCGTTTCGATCGGCAGCTCCAGATCGGCCATGTTGCCCAGGATCGAGGTATGGCCGGCGGTCGCAAGCGCCAGCTTGTTGCAGCCGATGAAGCCGCGATTGGTCTCGACGCCGGTCACAATACCGTTCTCGCGGCGGATGCCGATCACCTCGCATTGCTGGATGAGATCGACGCCACGGCTGTCGGCGCCGCGCGCATAGCCCCAGGCGACCGCATCGTGCCGCGCCGTGCCGCCGCGCCGCTGCAGCAGGCCGCCAAGGATCGGAAAGCGCGCATGGTCGAAATTCAGGTAAGGCATCATCCGCCGAACCTGCTCGCGATTGAGCAGTTCGGCATCGACGCCATGCATGCGCATGGCATTGCCGCGCCGGGCATAGGCATCGCGCTGGCCGTCGGAATGGAACAGATTGACGATGCCGCGCTGGGAAACCATCGCGTTATAATTAAAGTCCTGCTCCAACCCTTCCCAGAGCTTCATCGAGAATTCGTAGAAAGGCTCGTTGCCGGGCAACAGATAGTTGGAACGGATGATCGTCGTGTTGCGGCCGACATTGCCGGAGCCGATATAGCTCTTTTCCAGCACGGCGACATTGGTAATGCCGAATTCCTTGGCAAGGTAATAGGCCGTCGCCAGCCCATGGCCGCCGCCACCGACGATGATCACGTCATAATGTGGTTTCGGCTCCGGCGTCCGCCACACCGGTTGCCAATGACGATTGCCCGAAAACGCCTGTTTTAAAAGCTGATAAGCCGAATAACGCATGCATTCATCCCGATCACGACCCGGCCGCACATTCGCACATGCAATAAAAACGACAAGTCCCGAAAGGACGAAAAAGCTTCGCAAACAGAACAAGATCTTTTCCGATTGCGCAGGAGCGGCCAGGGCCTGCCTTCGGGCGAACACGCCGAAGACAGGCCAAAAACCCCGGCGGCAACGATGCTCTGTTGCTAAACCTCCGGTCTGACGTTAAGGCGAAAGAAATCGGGCATCGGAAGTCTATACTCTGCAAACGCGACTCCTTATCTTAATGTCCAGAGACTTGAGGCGCACACGGCGCGGAAAGACGAACAGGCAGATGCTTGCAACATTCGAAAAGGCGGCGCTCGAGGCGGGACAGGCCATATTGGATGTCTATCGCGCCGGCTACGCCGTTGCCCTAAAGCAGGACATGAGCCCCGTCACCCTCGCTGACGAGCGGGCCGAACATATCATTCTCAGGCATCTCGAACGCGATTTCCCGCATATCCCGGCCATTGCCGAGGAACAGGTCTCCGCCGGCAATATCCCGGACGTTCGCGGCCACGCCTTCTTTCTCGTCGATCCGCTCGACGGCACCCGCGAATTCATCGAGCATCGCGACGAATTCACCGTCAACATCGCCTATATCGAGAACGGCATTCCCGTGACCGGCATCGTCTACGCACCGGCACTCGGCATAGCTTTTACCGGCGAACCCGGCAGGGCGCGCAAGCTGATCGTCGACGAGCACTTTGCCGTCTCCGACCGCTTGACCATCGCCGTACGCGAGCGCCCTGCCAAGCTGACCGCGCTCGCAAGCCGCTGCAACAGCAACGCCACAACCGAGGATTTTCTCACCGACAATGCGGTTTCCGCCTGCACGTCGATCGGCTCTTCCTTGAAATTCTGCCTCCTCGCCGAAGGGAAAGCCGATGTCTATCCCCGCTTCGGCCGCACCATGGAATGGGATACGGCCGCGGGAGATGCAGTCCTGCGCGCCGCCGGTGGCACGACCGTAACAGTCGAAGGCAGCCTTCTGACCTATGGCAAGACCGATCAGAGCGAGGATTGCGACTTCGCCAACCCGCATTTCATCTGCTGGGGCGGACAGAAGCACGGCGTCTCCGCATAAGTCTATTTTTGCAAGTAAAAAACAATTCTTGCGCCTGCTCCTGAACCTCAGAACAGCCGGCCGGACATCGCGATTACGGTCTAAAAACGTAAGTTTTCACTGACGAAAAATCATAGGATGAAAGCGAATTACCCTTAAATAACAGGGGCTTTCTGGCATTTTTCTCAGGTGGAACACACGCAAATCAGCGGCTCGTCACATTCATTAAAATTATTAGCAAAGTCTTACCACGCGCTTAGGCAATTTTTAAATGTGGCAAGATAGAGTGACACACGTGGTCTTGAGTGTGTGTAGAGAGTCCAATGACCGAAATGATACGTCCCCGAGTGAAGTATGTCATCGGCCCCGATGGCAGCCCGCTGACGA encodes the following:
- a CDS encoding sarcosine oxidase subunit alpha family protein, which produces MTAYRLSAGGLVNRSRPLSFKFDGKEMKGLEGDTLAAALLANDQLLVGRSFKYHRPRGILTAGSAEPNALVTTGKDGRTEPNTRATVAELYQGMEAVSQNRWPSLKYDLGSINSLLSPFLGAGFYYKTFMWPAAFWEKVYEPVIRRAAGLGKAVMQADPDRYEKAWAHCDLLVIGSGPAGLMAALTAARDGLRVVLADEGFRFGGSLLSEKLAIGGASADVFVQAVLEELQSFDNVTLMPRTTVFGWYDGNVFGAVEKVQKHVAMPSPDLPVERLWRIAAKRAILASGAEERPLVFGGNDRPGVMIAGAMRSYLNRYGVVAGQKVAVFTNGGSGYRTAADLAAAGVEISAILDTRAASADAAPQGVRVVHGATVHATKGKYRISGVIADRGGLDELIACDALAMSGGWSPIIHLACQRGAKPVWSDEKQAFMAPIVGGELEIAGSAAGIESVSGCLADGADKARKIVESLGRTVHAADLPEVEGEYDPSFAAIWYVPGAKDKAFVDFQNDVHAKDLGLALREGFGHVEHAKRYTTSGMATDQGKLGNVNAAGIIAGMRGVSPAAVGTTTFRPFYTPVSFGALAGTARDKHAQPVRESPLHGWAKKNGATFVEAGLWYRSSWFARPGEKGWRDSVDREVLNVRNNVGLCDVSTLGKIEIFGKDAAEFLNRLYSNAFLKLPIGKARYGLMLREDGMVFDDGTTSKLTPDHFFMTTTTAMAGEVMTHMEFSAQTLWPQLDVRFVSSSDQWAQMAIAGPKARLVLEQIVEDDISDAFFPFLAAAEVMLKGGLRARLFRISFSGELAYELAVPAGYGEAVADAIMDAGKVHGICAYGVEALNVLRIEKGHVTHSELDGRTTPDDVGLGRMLSAQKPDFIGKRLSTRFGLTAADRGQLVGLKPLDTTKEIHAGAHLLKEGARPSTVNDQGHVSSACFSPVLGHSIALAFLKSGRERIGEHVVVWDGLRGEEVPAEVCSPVFVDPDNKKLLG
- a CDS encoding sarcosine oxidase subunit delta, with protein sequence MASLINCPHCGVRPKEEFSIRGAASVVRPAPTAPDEDWNRYVFIRDNERGRIEEYWHHGAGCRRWLVVDRSNVTHEVFSVVDAEDKAKEAVR
- a CDS encoding sarcosine oxidase subunit beta family protein; its protein translation is MRYSAYQLLKQAFSGNRHWQPVWRTPEPKPHYDVIIVGGGGHGLATAYYLAKEFGITNVAVLEKSYIGSGNVGRNTTIIRSNYLLPGNEPFYEFSMKLWEGLEQDFNYNAMVSQRGIVNLFHSDGQRDAYARRGNAMRMHGVDAELLNREQVRRMMPYLNFDHARFPILGGLLQRRGGTARHDAVAWGYARGADSRGVDLIQQCEVIGIRRENGIVTGVETNRGFIGCNKLALATAGHTSILGNMADLELPIETHVLQAFVSEGLKPVIDNVITYGAGHFYISQSDKGGLVFGADIDYYSSYAQRGNLATVEHTMEEGVALIPGLSRVRVLRAWGGVMDMSMDGSPIIDRTPIENLYLNCGWNYGGFKATPASGFCFAHLIAKGESHDVSRLLRLDRFERGFAIDESGKGPQPNLH
- the cysQ gene encoding 3'(2'),5'-bisphosphate nucleotidase CysQ, which gives rise to MLATFEKAALEAGQAILDVYRAGYAVALKQDMSPVTLADERAEHIILRHLERDFPHIPAIAEEQVSAGNIPDVRGHAFFLVDPLDGTREFIEHRDEFTVNIAYIENGIPVTGIVYAPALGIAFTGEPGRARKLIVDEHFAVSDRLTIAVRERPAKLTALASRCNSNATTEDFLTDNAVSACTSIGSSLKFCLLAEGKADVYPRFGRTMEWDTAAGDAVLRAAGGTTVTVEGSLLTYGKTDQSEDCDFANPHFICWGGQKHGVSA